A stretch of DNA from Oncorhynchus nerka isolate Pitt River linkage group LG22, Oner_Uvic_2.0, whole genome shotgun sequence:
GTGTTTATATAAAGGGAAGGATAAAGGGAAGGACAGCATATCGCAATGGCATAACTTAGCATCAAAGCAGGGCAAATTCGGGAGAGAATTATAGTTATTTGTCACTATGGAACGAGATTGAAATCTACCAATGGGCAGACAAAATGAGCAGACTGCCAAAATATGGGTAACACTTTTTAATACATTTCATGAATAAGCTGTATTTAATTATCAATAAATGTCCATTTCGTTATTTGTAAACATTTATAAACATGCGCACTTACAGGCATTGTAAGCATTACAGTTCAttagcatttataacatgttataactgtatAAAACGTTATGACAGGTTTGGTTCGAAGTGCATTATCATCTGCTTCTTTTCACTACAAGACAACATTGTGCTAGTATGTTTTGAGAGGATGCCACAACCACAGGTCTGTCTGCCTGAATGACATGAAGAAAAGAAGGCATGGGACACACGAAGACCTTCATGCAAATTATTTTGGTCAATCTTAAAACAGATAAAGAGAATATTGATGTTCAGTGGGAGAATGGCCCTGGTGGCGGAGTAAGCAGCTGCCTTGCTCCTCCGCACATGtgcgtgcacacacatacaccataAGGAAATCTGGAACAGTGCTCAACCTCGGACCCGTGTAAGAAAGTTTCTAAAAAACTATGACTTATAATTTAGCTACAGGCTAAGCCTATCATAAAGCTGTCAAGTCtcctaaatgtattttgtcaGGCAACCTTCAGTCCAGTGATCACCAGAGGGCAGTCAAACTCCACAATGGATATTTGTGCATTATGTATACGGTGGCTTCggaaaggattcagaccctttaactttttccacattttgttacgttacaaccttattctaaaatgtattaaatagtttttccctcCTCAGTCTACAcggaataccccataatgacaaagcaaacacaggtttttagaaatgtttgctaatttattaaaaataaaaaacagaaatatcacatttacatactgtaagtattgaaaccctttactcagtactttgttgaagcacctttggcagcaattacagtatTGAGTCTTCTTGGCTATGACACTACAAAGTTGGCACActggtatttggggagtttctcctattcttctcttcagatcctctcaagttctgtcaggttggatggggagtgtctctgcacagctagtttcagggctctccagagatgtttgattgcgttcaagtctgggctctggctgggccactcaagcacatccagagacttgtccctgaatgtctttaggtgccttttggtaaactccaagcgggctgtcactttctttttactgaggagtggcctcTGTCTGggccctctaccataaaggcctgattggtagagtgctgtagTGATGGTTCTCCTTCTGGAGggttctcacatctccacagaggacctccagagctctttcagagtgactatcgggttcttggtcacctcccttctcccccaattgctcagtttgcccggatggccagctctaggaagagtcttggtggttctaaacttattccatttaataatgatggaggacactgtaTTCTTGGGGTTTTAGATGTCTATATTGTGCATTATGATGTTAATATGCCCACAAATCCAGCTTTGCAAATATGACACCCAACAGAAGAAGCATTAGGCCTAGTATAAAGACTAATAAGGATTTTCATTTGTCAAAGTTAGACACCTTTAGGAAACATTTTTGAACTTCAACTGCAGATTTTTtacataaaacatttaaaaccatATAATTACTTTCAAATCAAACAACACAGTGACAAGTTAAGGCACTTACCATCAACCAATAATttatagatttaaaaaataaatgtttatgtTTTGTTCCTGGACGTATGCTTTAGGTCCATTTTTGAAAAATCACTTTTGTTTGTAACAGTTCTTCCCTCAGAGAGACACATGAGCAGTTATCATAATGTACCAATGACATGCAGAACAGCAATCTCCAGTACAAGCTTAATCACTGGCACTTTGGACATTACGTTTGAAAAGTTGAATAAATATATAAAGGACAGAAAGACTACATAAACTTTTCAGTCCACTAGTTTGTGTCTTCGGGTTTATCACAACAAGATAGTAAATCTGAAAATATATTGTTGATCAAAGAGGTAAAAAAAAGTATTGACAAAAAGTAGAACAGAGAAGTTCCCAGATATAAGTTGCCTGATGAATATCTCATACCACCATGAATATGACAGCACAATACTCACAGTTAATCACTTTATTCTGTATACCTATAGTATAAACATGACTTAAGTCAGTGTCTGCATATGATGCTACACGCTGATGTATTTGACAGCAATGAAAAAACCCTTCCAGCGAGCCCAAAAATTGGTCCCTATAGTTCAAGGCAAGAGTGTGGATATTGGTTACAGACCGTACTGTTTCAATACCCTAGTTCTTTTAACAGGATGTAAATAAATGGCTTTATTTTGCATTAAGTCAATAAAAACTACATCAGTTAAGTGATTCATTCACTACCATGGATGAATGTTTTCTCTTGAGCAGATTCACCATCCAATTTGACCCCAACGGAGCACTGAACAAATCAAAACATTCATCCATAGTAGCATGGGCAATTCCATCTAGGTTGGGCGATATTACCATTTTCACATTGTCAATTTTCCCCCATTAAGCTCCTGTCTAGCTGCCCTAATACAGACACTTGCATGCTTAGGAAAAGTATTATTATATATGGACTCAACACACCACTGTAGGAAACATCCAACATTAAAAACACATGGTTACAATAGATATGCTACTGTCTGGTTGAATCCAAATACCTTGGTGGTAAGTCAGAGACACTCTTCTGTCTGAAAATAAGTTAGTGTAAGtccaagtgtacaaaacattaagaacacttgatctttccatgacatagactgaccaggtgaatccaggtgagagctatgatcccttattgatgttaaatccacttcaatcagtgtagatgaaggggaggagacaggttaaagaaggatttttaagccttgagacaattgagacatgaattgtgtatgtgtgccattcagtgggtgaatgggcaagacacaagatttaagtgcctttgaacagggtatggtagtaggtgccatgcacaccggtttgtgtcaagagctgcaatgctgctgggtttttcacgctcaacagcttCCTGTGAGTATCAGGAATGATCCACCACcgaaaagacatccagccaacttgacacaactgtgggaagcattggagtcaacatttcGGCCCCTTGCGGAGtctatgccctgatgaattgaggcttttCGGAGGgaaaaactcaatattaggaaggtgttcctaatgtttggtatactctgtATACACTTCAAGGCCTCTTGCCAATCCCCTGCCATGCTCAGTCCAGATGTGCACGGTAGGCTAAATGCCATCTAGGAAAGAACTAAGGGCAAAACCAGCTGCTCTAGGTCTCCTCATCCCATGGGCAGAGCTGTTTATGGGGGACGTAGTAGTCAAAGCGGTAGCCCTTGCTGCAGCTCCTGATGCCACACTTGTACGGGTTGGTCCTTCCAGCCGCGCCCCGGCGGCTGCGGCAGTATTTGAGCAGGCAGGGGAGCCACTCCAGACGTAGGTGATAGCTGCAGAAGCATGGCTGCCACAGGTCCAGAGTGGAGGGGCATCGCTGCAGACCAGAGACGTCCACTGTCTGGGGCAGGGGCTCAAACTCAATGGCCTCTATTCCTGTAGAGACATTTTGACTTTCGATCAAAGAATGTCTGTTAAAATGCATGGCAATGAACTTCATAGCTGTGCAGATAAACATCCAAAAGCTTAAGGACACTTAGGCAACAATATGGGAAAAAAAGCTAGGATAGACAGAATGAAAACGTTCCTTTAAAACACCCAAACAACACTAACAGAGCATCTGAATGGAAGCCAAACTCACCTTTATCCAGCCAATGCTTGGTGTCAGCTGTCCGGGTATAAAACCCCTCATGGGCCTCCTTACACACGTTGTGGATGAGTGTGTTGAGGTGCCCTGCATGACTCACGTTCACCACCATGTCCATGTGGAGGTGTTCCACCCCACGCTTCTCCTCTGCCGTGCGGACCAAGTGGGGGTTCTTCTGTAGAATCCCATCACAGAACAGCTATATTTTAAAATGCGAGGAAGTTGAAAAAGGACAAGTATTGCTGGTAGAATAAATTTAGCAATAGAATTAAGCTCCACTACTTTGTGTGAGGATTAAACAGTTTGGTGGTAAGTTAGATAACTTTGTGCATCATTTTTACTTATGGGCTAGTGATGAAGATACTGTATTGAAAGTCCAGGACGAGGCttattctgtgtctgggaaaccagccctaTAACATGTTATTATAACACAAaatgggtcgttccaccaatccggtgccttttgagaagtgttTTAAAAAAGTTCTGTCGTCAGCTTCATAGAAACACGTATGTGGGAAgaggtcatttttttttttaaatacaccaCTACCAGTCAAAATTAtagaacacttactcattcaatggtttttctatatggtactattttctacattgtataataatagtgaagacatcaaaaatatgaaataacacatatgcaatcatgtagtgtcatgacgttggcctgttgGGGGACGTTGATGaaccccataaatacctttcccctctttcctctctctactctaccgatgtgactattgaaaattcctttgttaacatagagagTCTGGGAACATCAAAAGGTTGGAAACGGAACCctatttcggtaatccaaccagttgaaaatatgcatTGGTACTTActgaatatgatgtcagatcagttcgcatctgagacattattactgatgataggacgacataaactgtatcttgggcctcccgggtggcgcagtggttactgtactgcagcgccagctgtgcaatcagagactctgggttcgcgaccaggctctgtcgtaaccagccgcgaccgggaggtccgtggggcgacgcacaattggcctagcgtcgtccgggttagggagggcttggccggtagggatgtccttgtctcatctcgcaccagcgactcctgtggcaggccgggcgcagtgcgcgctaaccaaggttgccgagggttgtgtatcggaggacgcatgactttcagcCTTCCTCTCCacagcccgtacgggagttgtagcgatgagacaagatagtagctactaaaacaattggataccacgaaattggggagaaaaaggggtaaaattcaacaacaacaaaaaaactatcttggaaagtctacacattctagttcagattcacatggaattgttgagcaatttaaatgtttaaatatgaaaagatttgtgaaaagatgaaatgtaattttagcttctaaatgagagaattgGTTTTCATGAGTAAACTACGCTCAACTCAGTGGCCCCACCCAGGTGAACAGACATCGGTTGTAAACGATGAAACACGGCCCTCTTTCCCAACCCTATATAAGCCCCTTTACAAAAATGTAACTTCCTGTTCCAAGGACGTGAGGACTTGCGGTCCCCACGTTGAAAGAACAAAGACcacctacagaactaagccaacctcagcagGAACCTAATGAAATTAGCATCGAATTTCAATGTGAAGATGACGGTCAACACACCGAAAGGATGAATTTTGACTATgccagccagaatatagcatgagcttaaAAGTATGGCAACATGGTATGAACTtcgaactcttattcactaaagaagtgatacctccAAGCCGTTGCGTTAGCGCAGCAactgtaaacgtgggctaggagaggatggacagagtatCTGTTCTACCACACGATGACGGTACTACCATGTATCCAgtttaccaccagagacattcttcaaaggacaagagATCCCTGCTGGGCAACCCGCCCTACTATCTATGACCAATCTACCAAAGCGCATTAtagagaagatagccctatttggtaaaagaccaagtcatattatggcaagaacaactcaaataagcaaagagaaacaacagtccatcattactattaagacatgaaggtcagtcaatccgggaaatttcaagaactttgaacgttttttcaagtgcagttgcaaaaaccatcaagccctatgatgaaactggctctcatgatgaccaccacaggaatggaagacccagagttacctctgctgcagaggatacgttcgttagatttaccagcctcagaaattgcagcccaaataaatgcttcgcag
This window harbors:
- the LOC115104635 gene encoding out at first protein homolog, which translates into the protein MSFRMYASEISPPVRISLLVVTLVSLGICSELKVRVRLSDGLIGEEILDANRENDDITVEFKQGDGTHITVVFDFKRDVRIVRALILGEPERGQNQYQVLCFVSRLDHHEIIPTESMARLRQKNPHLVRTAEEKRGVEHLHMDMVVNVSHAGHLNTLIHNVCKEAHEGFYTRTADTKHWLDKGIEAIEFEPLPQTVDVSGLQRCPSTLDLWQPCFCSYHLRLEWLPCLLKYCRSRRGAAGRTNPYKCGIRSCSKGYRFDYYVPHKQLCPWDEET